Genomic DNA from Chromatiales bacterium:
GACGAATGCGAATGGTTTGAGTCTTCGTTGCCATCTTGATTACTCGATAATCTTGGACACGACGCCGGCGCCGACGGTGCGGCCGCCTTCGCGAATCGCGAAACGCAGGCCTTCTTCCATCGCGATCGGCGCGATCAGCGACACCGTCATCTTGACGTTGTCGCCCG
This window encodes:
- the tuf gene encoding elongation factor Tu (EF-Tu; promotes GTP-dependent binding of aminoacyl-tRNA to the A-site of ribosomes during protein biosynthesis; when the tRNA anticodon matches the mRNA codon, GTP hydrolysis results; the inactive EF-Tu-GDP leaves the ribosome and release of GDP is promoted by elongation factor Ts; many prokaryotes have two copies of the gene encoding EF-Tu), which translates into the protein GDNVKMTVSLIAPIAMEEGLRFAIREGGRTVGAGVVSKIIE